One stretch of Segatella copri DNA includes these proteins:
- the greA gene encoding transcription elongation factor GreA, translated as MAYMSQEGYDKLVAELKQLVSVERPKASAAIAEARDKGDLSENSEYDAAKEAQAHLEDKINRLKLTIAEAKIIDTKQLSTDSVQIMSKVEMTNMANKAKMTYTIVSESEANLKEGKISIKTPIAQGLLNKKVGEIAEIKIPRGTINLRIDKISFE; from the coding sequence ATGGCTTACATGTCACAAGAAGGCTACGACAAACTCGTAGCTGAGCTGAAACAGCTCGTATCTGTAGAGCGCCCTAAGGCATCAGCCGCAATTGCTGAAGCCCGCGACAAGGGTGATTTAAGTGAGAATTCTGAGTATGATGCCGCTAAAGAGGCACAGGCTCATCTGGAAGATAAGATCAATCGCCTGAAGCTCACCATTGCCGAGGCCAAGATTATCGATACCAAGCAGCTCAGCACCGACAGCGTGCAGATTATGTCGAAGGTAGAGATGACCAACATGGCTAACAAGGCAAAGATGACTTATACCATCGTGAGCGAGAGCGAGGCAAACTTGAAGGAAGGCAAGATTTCCATCAAGACTCCTATTGCACAGGGATTGCTCAACAAGAAGGTAGGTGAGATTGCAGAAATCAAGATTCCTCGCGGCACCATCAACCTTCGCATCGACAAGATTTCATTTGAATAA
- a CDS encoding HIT family protein, whose translation MASIFSKIAAGEIPSYKCAESDKFYAFLDISPIGKGHTLVIPRKEVDYIFDMEDKDLAEFEVFAKKVAKAIKAAFPCKKVAQVVLGLEVPHAHIHLIPMNSEADVNFRKEHLKLTEEEFKEIADKIYTEFKKL comes from the coding sequence ATGGCAAGCATTTTTTCAAAGATTGCAGCAGGAGAGATTCCTAGCTACAAGTGTGCAGAAAGCGACAAGTTCTATGCTTTCCTCGACATTAGCCCTATCGGCAAAGGTCATACTCTGGTAATTCCCCGCAAGGAGGTGGATTACATCTTCGATATGGAAGACAAAGACCTGGCTGAGTTTGAGGTTTTCGCCAAGAAGGTAGCCAAGGCTATCAAGGCAGCCTTCCCATGCAAGAAAGTGGCGCAGGTTGTTTTGGGTCTGGAGGTTCCTCATGCCCATATCCACCTCATCCCAATGAACAGCGAAGCTGATGTAAACTTCCGCAAGGAGCATCTCAAACTCACAGAAGAAGAGTTCAAGGAAATTGCTGATAAGATTTATACAGAATTCAAGAAACTTTAA